A single region of the Pogoniulus pusillus isolate bPogPus1 chromosome Z, bPogPus1.pri, whole genome shotgun sequence genome encodes:
- the LYSMD3 gene encoding lysM and putative peptidoglycan-binding domain-containing protein 3, which yields MAGRGSGCGLQPPAVAQPPISGHLYPFVRETGAESEGPEEEGEVSELRPRGREKVRRSASRDRLDDIVLLTKDIQEGDTLNAIALQYCCSVADIKRVNNLINDQDFFALRSIKIPVKKFSVLTETHVSPKGRPVLRPAYCSPEVQEVSLAEKFSANETAGSFLKEVDRDIEEIVKCNDTKRENLNEVVSALAAQQVCFETDGKTKKCKDPYYGADWGIGWWTAVVIMLIIGIVTPVFYLLYYEVLVKADVSHHSTMESSHFFVTAASHQKEIENGINPANVINTDHQRDLQP from the exons ATGGCCGGCAGAGGCTCCGGCTGCGGCCTGCAGCCGCCGGCCGTAGCGCAGCCACCCATTAGCGGGCACCTATACCCCTTCGTGAGAGAGACGGGCGCAGAGAGCGAAGGGCcggaggaagagggagaggtgTCGGAGCTGCGGCCacggggcagggagaaggtgcgGAGGAGTGCATCGAGGGACAGACTGGACGATATCGTCCTGCTAACTAAGGATATCCAGGAGGGAGACACTCTGAACGCCATCGCACTTCAGTATTGCTGCTCG gTTGCAGATATCAAACGAGTTAACAATCTTATCAATGATCAAGACTTTTTTGCTCTGAGGTCCATCAAAATCCCTGTGAAGAAGTTCAGTGTATTGACTGAAACGCATGTCTCTCCAAAAGGAAGACCTGTCCTTCGGCCTGCTTACTGCTCCCCAGAAGTGCAAGAGGTGTCACTTGCTGAGAAGTTCTCTGCTAATGAGACAGCTGGAAGCTTCTTAAAAGAAGTTGATCGAGATATAGAAGAAATAGTGAAGTGCAATGATACCAAGAGAGAAAATCTTAATGAGGTTGTTTCTGCCTTAGCAGCCCAACAGGTCTGTTTTGAAACGGATGGTAAAACTAAGAAATGCAAGGATCCTTACTATGGAGCAGACTGGGGCATTGGATGGTGGACAGCTGTGGTGATTATGTTGATTATTGGCATAGTAACTCCCGTATTTTACCTCCTGTATTATGAAGTTCTGGTGAAAGCAGATGTCAGTCACCACTCAACAATGGAATCTTCCCACTTTTTTGTCACAGCAGCATCACATCAGAAAGAAATTGAAAATGGAATAAATCCGGCCAATGTTATAAATACTGATCATCAAAGAGACCTTCAGccttaa